One genomic segment of Drosophila melanogaster chromosome 3R includes these proteins:
- the trx gene encoding trithorax, isoform C, whose translation MPNEVARDPSPSSCTAAANGAASGKGSASNGPPAMASSGDGSSPKSGADTGPSTSSTTAKQKKTVTFRNVLETSDDKSVVKRFYNPDIRIPIVSIMKKDSLNRPLNYSRGGECIVRPSILSKILNKNSNIDKLNSLKFRSAGASSSSSNQESGSSSNVFGLSRAFGAPMDEDDEGGVTFRRNDSPEDQNNAEDDEMDDDDDDEEAEEDDENEDDNDEAVSEKSAETEKSAGADERDPDEKQLVMDSHFVLPKRSTRSSRIIKPNKRLLEEGAISTKKPLSLGDSKGKNVFGTSSSSAGSTASTFSASTNLKLGKETFFNFGTLKPNSSAAGNFVLRQPRLQFQADNQQATFTAPKACPTSPSAIPKPANSLATSSFGSLASTNSSTVTPTPSACSICSAVVSSKEVTQARKYGVVACDVCRKFFSKMTKKSISANSSTANTSSGSQQYLQCKGNEGSPCSIHSAKSQLKNFKKFYKDRCTACWLKKCMISFQLPAAHRSRLSAILPPGMRGEAAAREEKSAELLSPTGSLRFTSTASSSSPSVVASTSVKWKSSGDSTSALTSIKPNPLAENNVTFGSTPLLRPAILENPLFLKISNAADQKLAAAEAISPSLTKKNSKQEKEKVKESEQSEKLLSPTQAGTKKSGAAEAQVEEVQPQKEEAPQTSTTTQPSASNGASHGVPQAELAGETNATGDTLKRQRIDLKGPRVKHVCRSASIVLGQPLATFGEDQQPEDAADMQQEIAAPVPSAIMEPSPEKPTHIVTDENDNCASCKTSPVGDESKPSKSSGSAQAEVKKATALGKEGTASAAGGSSAKVTTRNAAVASNLIVAASKKQRNGDIATSSSVTQSSNQTQGRKTKEHRQQRTLISIDFWENYDPAEVCQTGFGLIVTETVAQRALCFLCGSTGLDPLIFCACCCEPYHQYCVQDEYNLKHGSFEDTTLMGSLLETTVNASTGPSSSLNQLTQRLNWLCPRCTVCYTCNMSSGSKVKCQKCQKNYHSTCLGTSKRLLGADRPLICVNCLKCKSCSTTKVSKFVGNLPMCTGCFKLRKKGNFCPICQRCYDDNDFDLKMMECGDCGQWVHSKCEGLSDEQYNLLSTLPESIEFICKKCARRNESSKIKAEEWRQAVMEEFKASLYSVLKLLSKSRQACALLKLSPRKKLRCTCGASSNQGKLQPKALQFSSGSDNGLGSDGESQNSDDVYEFKDQQQQQQQRNANMNKPRVKSLPCSCQQHISHSQSFSLVDIKQKIAGNSYVSLAEFNYDMSQVIQQSNCDELDIAYKELLSEQFPWFQNETKACTDALEEDMFESCSGGNYEDLQDTGGVSASVYNEHSTSQAESRSGVLDIPLEEVDDFGSCGIKMRLDTRMCLFCRKSGEGLSGEEARLLYCGHDCWVHTNCAMWSAEVFEEIDGSLQNVHSAVARGRMIKCTVCGNRGATVGCNVRSCGEHYHYPCARSIDCAFLTDKSMYCPAHAKNGNALKANGSPSVTYESNFEVSRPVYVELDRKRKKLIEPARVQFHIGSLEVRQLGAIVPRFSDSYEAVVPINFLCSRLYWSSKEPWKIVEYTVRTTIQNSSSTLTALDVGRNYTVDHTNPNSKEVQLGMAQIARWHTSLARSEFLENGGTDWSGEFPNPNSCVPPDENTEEEPQQQADLLPPELKDAIFEDLPHELLDGISMLDIFLYDDKTDLFAISEQSKDGTQAMTSNQAQNQNQQAGGANSVSICDEDTRNSNTSLGNGWPASNPVEDAMLSAARNSSQVQMLKTLAWPKLDGNSAMATAIKRRKLSKNLAEGVFLTLSSQQRNKKEMATVAGVSRRQSISETSVEGVATTSGSVRSKSFTWSAAKRYFEKSEGREEAAKMRIMQMDGVDDSITEFRIISGDGNLSTAQFSGQVKCDRCQCTYRNYDAFQRHLPSCSPTMSSNETESDVSGQGMTNNATQISAESLNELQKQLLANAGGLNYLQSATSFPQVQSLGSLGQFGLQGLQQLQLQPQSLGSGFFLSQPNPATQANTDDLQIYANSLQSLAANLGGGFTLAQPTVTAPAQPQLIAVSTNPDGTQQFIQIPQTMQATTTPTATYQTLQATNTDKKIMLPLTAAGKPLKTVATKAAQQAAVKQRQLKSGHQVKPIQAKLQPHPQQHQQQQQTQVQQPITVMGQNLLQPQLLFQSSTQTQAPQIILPQAQPQNIISFVTGDGSQGQPLQYISIPTAGEYKPQPQPTATPTFLTTAPGAGATYLQTDASGNLVLTTTPSNSGLQMLTAQSLQAQPQVIGTLIQPQTIQLGGGADGNQPGSNQQPLILGGTGGGSSGLEFATTSPQVILATQPMYYGLETIVQNTVMSSQQFVSTAMPGMLSQNASFSATTTQVFQASKIEPIVDLPAGYVVLNNTGDASSAGTFLNAASVLQQQTQDDTTTQILQNANFQFQSVPTSSGASTSMDYTSPVMVTAKIPPVTQIKRTNAQAKAAGISGVGKVPPQPQVVNKVLPTSIVTQQSQVQVKNSNLKQSQVKGKAASGTGTTCGAPPSIASKPLQKKTNMIRPIHKLEVKPKVMKPTPKVQNQNHSLLQQQQQQQPQLQQQIPAVVVNQVPKVTISQQRIPAQTQQQQLQQAQMIHIPQQQQPLQQQQVQVQPSMPIITLAEAPVVQSQFVMEPQALEQQELANRVQHFSTSSSSSSSNCSLPTNVVNPMQQQAPSTTSSSTTRPTNRVLPMQQRQEPAPLSNECPVVSSPTPPKPVEQPIIHQMTSASVSKCYAQKSTLPSPVYEAELKVSSVLESIVPDVTMDAILEEQPVTESIYTEGLYEKNSPGESKTEQLLLQQQQREQLNQQLVNNGYLLDKHTFQVEPMDTDVYREEDLEEEEDEDDDFSLKMATSACNDHEMSDSEEPAVKDKISKILDNLTNDDCADSIATATTMEVDASAGYQQMVEDVLATTAAQSAPTEEFEGALETAAVEAAATYINEMADAHVLDLKQLQNGVELELRRRKEEQRTVSQEQEQSKAAIVPTAAAPEPPQPIQEPKKMTGPHLLYEIQSEDGFTYKSSSITEIWEKVFEAVQVARRAHGLTPLPEGPLADMGGIQMIGLKTNALKYLIEQLPGVEKCSKYTPKYHKRNGNVSTAANGAHGGNLGGSSASAALSVSGGDSHGLLDYGSDQDELEENAYDCARCEPYSNRSEYDMFSWLASRHRKQPIQVFVQPSDNELVPRRGTGSNLPMAMKYRTLKETYKDYVGVFRSHIHGRGLYCTKDIEAGEMVIEYAGELIRSTLTDKRERYYDSRGIGCYMFKIDDNLVVDATMRGNAARFINHCCEPNCYSKVVDILGHKHIIIFALRRIVQGEELTYDYKFPFEDEKIPCSCGSKRCRKYLN comes from the exons ATGCCCAATGAAGTTGCCCGCGATCCCTCTCCATCCAGCTGCACTGCAGCGGCAAATGGAGCAGCATCGGGAAAAGGATCTGCTTCCAATGGACCGCCAGCAATGGCCTCTTCTGGGGACGGTAGTAGTCCCAAATCTGGAGCGGATACAGGACCATCGACGTCATCAACGACAGCTAAGCAAAAGAAGACGGTGACGTTTAGAAACGTGCTGGAGACAAGCGATGATAAGTCGGTTGTGAAGCGGTTCTACAATCCAGACATCCGCATACCAATTGTCTCAATTATGAAGAAGGATTCCTTAAACCGACCGTTGAATTACTCCAGAGGAGGCGAGTGCATCGTGCGACCCTCCATTTTGTCCAAGATACTCAACAAAAACTCCAACATCGATAAGCTGAACTCTCTTAAATTTCGATCAGCGGGAGCGAGCTCATCTTCCTCAAATCAGGAATCAGGATCGTCTTCAAATGTATTTGGCTTATCCCGCGCTTTTGGCGCTCccatggatgaagatgatgagGGTGGCGTTACCTTCCGTCGCAATGATTCTCCAGAAGATCAAAACAACGCGGAGGACGATGAAatggatgatgatgacgacgacgaagaAGCCGAGGAAGACGATGAAAATGAGGATGACAATGATGAAGCAGTATCCGAAAAGAGTGCAGAAACTGAGAAAAGTGCCGGAGCTGATGAGCGTGATCCGGATGAGAAACAATTGGTTATGGACTCGCATTTCGTGTTGCCCAAAAGGAGCACACGATCCTCGCGGATCATCAAGCCCAACAAGAGATTGCTGGAAGAGGGTGCCATTAGTACCAAGAAGCCTCTTTCTCTTGGAGACTCCAAAGGCAAAAATGTCTTCGGTACATCTTCCTCAAGTGCGGGTTCCACGGCATCAACCTTCTCCGCATCAACGAATCTGAAGCTTGGCAAGGAGACCTTCTTTAACTTTGGCACCTTGAAGCCAAATAGTAGTGCAGCTGGAAACTTTGTCCTGAGGCAACCTCGTCTGCAATTCCAGGCAGACAACCAGCAGGCAACATTTACGGCTCCAAAAGCTTGCCCCACATCACCCAGTGCCATTCCGAAACCAGCGAATTCGCTGGCGACTTCGTCTTTTGGATCGTTAGCCAGCACGAATTCATCAACAG TAACACCTACTCCCAGTGCCTGCTCCATTTGCTCAGCGGTGGTCAGCAGCAAAGAGGTGACCCAAGCCCGTAAGTACGGAGTTGTGGCGTGCGACGTGTGCAGGAAGTTTTTCTCAAAGATGACCAAGAAATCAATATCGGCCAATTCGAGCACAGCGAATACGTCCTCCGGCAGCCAACAGTATCTGCAATGCAAAGGAAATGAAG GATCACCTTGCAGCATTCATTCAGCCAAGAGCCAGTTGAAAAACTTCAAGAAGTTTTACAAGGATCGTTGCACTGCGTGTTGGCTGAAAAAATGTATGATCTCGTTTCAGCTTCCTGCAGCTCATAGAAGCAGGTTAAGTGCTATATTGCCACCGGGTATGCGAGGAGAAGCCGCTGCCCGAGAAGAAAAATCTGCGGAATTGCTTTCTCCAACAGGCAGTCTGAGATTTACTTCTACTGCGTCCTCTTCTTCTCCTTCGGTGGTTGCTTCTACGTCTGTGAAGTGGAAGTCCAGTGGTGACTCCACTTCTGCCTTGACTTCAATAAAGCCCAATCCGCTGGCGGAGAACAATGTCACATTTGGCAGTACTCCTCTGCTGCGTCCTGCGATTTTGGAGAATCCTCTTTTCCTGAAGATAAGCAATGCAGCAGATCAAAAACTTGCAGCTGCTGAAGCAATCAGTCCCAGTCTGACAAAAAAGAACAGCAAACAGGAGAAAGAAAAAGTAAAGGAATCGGAACAGAGCGAAAAGCTTCTAAGTCCCACACAGGCAGGCACGAAGAAATCTGGAGCAGCAGAAGCTCAAGTTGAAGAAGTTCAACCTCAAAAAGAGGAGGCACCACAAACGTCTACCACCACCCAGCCATCTGCTTCCAATGGAGCTTCTCATGGTGTTCCTCAAGCAGAACTTGCTGGTGAAACGAATGCTACAGGCGACACCCTCAAACGACAAAGGATTGATCTAAAGGGACCTCGAGTGAAGCATGTGTGCCGCAGTGCCTCCATTGTCCTCGGGCAACCTTTGGCTACCTTTGGCGAGGATCAGCAACCTGAGGATGCGGCTGATATGCAGCAAGAAATAGCTGCTCCAGTGCCATCAGCAATTATGGAACCTTCACCTGAAAAACCAACTCACATTGTTACAGATGAGAACGATAATTGTGCTAGCTGTAAAACGTCTCCTGTTGGTGATGAATCGAAACCCAGTAAGTCCTCTGGCAGTGCCCAAGCTGAAGTTAAGAAGGCAACAGCGTTAGGTAAAGAAGGGACAGCAAGTGCAGCTGGAGGCTCATCTGCAAAGGTTACCACAAGAAATGCAGCGGTTGCGTCCAACCTAATAGTGGCGGCCAGCAAAAAACAGCGAAACGGGGACATTGCTACCTCAAGCTCGGTCACTCAATCGTCAAATCAAACCCAGGGACGCAAAACTAAGGAGCATCGACAGCAGCGTACACTGATATCCATCGATTTTTGGGAGAATTATGATCCTGCGGAAGTGTGCCAAACTGGTTTTGGTTTGATTGTGACAGAAACAGTGGCTCAGAGGGCTCTGTGTTTCCTATGCGGCTCTACAGGCTTGGATCCGCTGATCTTTTGCGCCTGCTGTTGTGAGCCCTATCATCAGTACTGTGTCCAAGATGAATATAATCTGAAACATGGCTCTTTTGAGGATACCACGCTAATGGGCAGCCTTCTGGAAACGACGGTAAATGCCTCCACGGGACCATCTTCCTCCTTAAATCAGCTAACACAGCGCTTGAATTGGTTGTGTCCTCGATGCACCGTTTGCTACACCTGCAATATGTCATCAGGGTCCAAGGTCAAGTGCCAGAAGTGTCAGAAGAACTATCACAGCACCTGCTTGGGCACTAGCAAGAGACTTCTTGGAGCTGATCGTCCGTTAATATGCGTCAATTGCTTAAAATGCAAGTCTTGCTCCACCACAAAAGTATCGAAATTTGTGGGTAACTTGCCGATGTGTACGGGTTGCTTTAAGTTGCGCAAGAAGGGCAACTTTTGTCCAATATGCCAGAGATGCTATGATGACAAcgattttgatttaaaaatgatgGAGTGTGGTGACTGTGGTCAATGGGTTCATTCCAAGTGCGAGGGTCTCAGCGATGAGCAGTACAATCTATTGAGCACTCTTCCGGAGTCAATAGAGTTTATCTGCAAGAAATGTGCCCGCAGGAATGAGAGTTCCAAGATCAAGGCTGAGGAATGGCGACAGGCTGTAATGGAGGAGTTCAAAGCCAGTCTCTACAGCGTTCTGAAACTTCTCAGCAAATCCCGGCAAGCTTGTGCCCTTCTCAAACTAAGTCCCCGCAAGAAGCTGCGCTGTACTTGCGGAGCATCCTCAAACCAAGGGAAACTTCAACCAAAAGCCCTTCAGTTCAGTAGTGGATCGGATAACGGTTTGGGCAGCGATGGTGAGTCTCAGAACAGCGACGATGTCTATGAGTTTAaggatcagcagcagcagcaacaacaacggaaTGCTAACATGAACAAGCCACGAGTAAAATCCCTGCCCTGCTCTTGCCAACAGCACATCAGCCATTCACAATCTTTTAGCCTGGTTGATATTAAGCAGAAGATAGCTGGCAACTCATATGTTTCCTTGGCGGAATTCAACTATGACATGAGTCAAGTAATCCAACAGAGTAATTGCGATGAACTGGACATTGCCTACAAAGAGCTGTTAAGTGAGCAGTTCCCATGGTtccaaaacgaaacgaaagccTGCACCGATGCCTTGGAGGAGGATATGTTTGAGTCCTGCTCTGGAGGCAATTACGAGGATTTGCAAGATACCGGAGGAGTAAGTGCTTCTGTTTACAACGAGCATTCGACTTCACAGGCTGAATCGCGATCTGGTGTGTTGGATATTCCCCTGGAGGAAGTTGACGACTTTGGCAGTTGTGGCATTAAGATGCGATTAGATACAAGAATGTGTCTCTTCTGCAGAAAAAGTGGTGAAGGCTTATCAGGCGAGGAAGCTCGGCTTCTGTACTGCGGTCACGACTGCTGGGTTCACACCAATTGTGCCATGTGGTCTGCGGAAGTGTTCGAGGAGATTGACGGTTCACTTCAAAATGTCCACAGTGCGGTGGCCAGGGGTAGGATGATCAAGTGTACGGTATGTGGAAACCGAGGAGCCACTGTCGGATGCAATGTGCGATCATGTGGCGAGCACTATCACTATCCATGTGCCAGAAGCATCGACTGTGCATTTCTCACAGATAAGTCCATGTATTGTCCTGCACATGCCAAGAATGGAAATGCCTTGAAAGCCAATGGATCGCCCAGTGTAACATACGAATCCAATTTTGAGGTTTCTCGACCCGTGTATGTGGAATTGGatagaaaaaggaaaaagctGATAGAACCAGCTCGTGTGCAATTTCACATTGGATCTTTGGAGGTTCGCCAGCTGGGAGCTATAGTTCCCAGATTCTCTGACTCCTACGAAGCCGTGGTGCCCATAAATTTCCTCTGCAGTCGTCTGTATTGGTCTTCGAAAGAGCCCTGGAAAATCGTTGAGTATACAGTGCGCACCACAATACAGAACAGTTCGTCAACCCTAACAGCCCTGGATGTGGGTCGAAATTATACTGTAGATCACACAAATCCAAATAGCAAGGAGGTTCAATTGGGTATGGCGCAAATCGCTCGATGGCACACAAGTCTAGCGAGGAGTGAATTTCTGGAGAATGGCGGAACCGACTGGAGTGGCGAATTTCCGAATCCCAACTCGTGTGTACCACCGGATGAAAACACCGAAGAGGAACCGCAACAGCAGGCTGATTTGCTTCCGCCAGAGCTCAAGGATGCCATATTCGAAGATCTTCCCCACGAGCTACTCGATGGCATCTCAATGCTAGACATATTCTTGTACGATGATAAGACAGACTTGTTTGCCATAAGTGAACAATCCAAGGATGGCACTCAGGCAATGACTTCCAATCAGgctcaaaatcaaaatcaacaagCAGGTGGAGCTAATTCTGTGAGCATCTGCGATGAGGATACCCGCAATTCAAATACGAGCCTAGGAAATGGCTGGCCAGCCAGTAATCCTGTGGAGGATGCGATGTTATCCGCAGCACGAAACTCCAGCCAAGTGCAGATGCTCAAGACACTAGCTTGGCCAAAGCTCGACGGGAATAGCGCCATGGCCACCGCTATAAAAAGGCGAAAGCTGTCGAAAAACTTGGCTGAAGGAGTATTTTTAACCCTGAGCAGTCagcaaagaaacaaaaaggAGATGGCCACAGTGGCAGGCGTGTCAAGAAGGCAATCTATCAGTGAGACATCCGTGGAAGGAGTCGCTACCACATCTGGATCTGTGAGAAGCAAGAGTTTCACCTGGAGTGCAGCAAAGCGTTATTTCGAAAAGAGTGAAGGGCGCGAGGAAGCAGCTAAGATGAGGATAATGCAAATGGATGGCGTGGATGATTCAATTACAGAATTTCGCATAATTTCCGGAGATGGAAATCTATCTACAGCTCAGTTTAGCGGCCAAGTTAAATGCGATCGGTGTCAATGCACCTACAGAAATTACGACGCCTTCCAGCGGCATTTACCATCCTGCAGTCCCACAATGTCCTCCAATGAAACGGAATCCGACGTCAGCGGGCAAGGAATGACTAATAATGCTACCCAGATCAGTGCGGAAAGCTTGAACGAGCTGCAAAAGCAACTTCTAGCGAATGCAGGAGGTTTAAATTACCTTCAATCAGCAACATCGTTTCCCCAAGTTCAGAGCCTGGGCTCCCTGGGACAGTTTGGCTTACAGGGATTGCAGCAGCTTCAATTACAACCCCAATCCCTGGGCAGTGGATTTTTCCTATCCCAGCCGAATCCAGCTACCCAAGCAAACACGGACGATTTGCAAATCTATGCGAATTCACTGCAAAGTTTGGCTGCCAATCTGGGTGGAGGTTTTACGCTAGCTCAACCTACGGTGACAGCTCCAGCACAGCCTCAATTAATTGCTGTTTCCACCAACCCCGATGGTACTCAGCAGTTTATCCAAATCCCCCAGACGATGCAGGCCACAACGACACCAACAGCAACCTATCAGACCCTGCAGGCCACCAATACGGATAAGAAGATTATGCTTCCCCTGACGGCAGCTGGAAAGCCCCTGAAGACAGTGGCCACCAAAGCAGCTCAGCAGGCGGCCGTCAAACAGAGGCAGCTGAAGTCAGGACACCAGGTGAAGCCGATTCAGGCCAAGTTGCAACCGCACCCtcagcagcatcaacagcagcagcagactcAGGTGCAACAGCCCATCACCGTTATGGGGCAGAATCTCCTCCAGCCGCAGTTGTTGTTCCAGAGCAGCACCCAGACTCAGGCTCCGCAGATAATCTTGCCTCAGGCTCAGCCCCAGAACATCATTTCGTTTGTGACTGGAGACGGAAGCCAAGGACAGCCACTGCAGTACATCTCCATTCCTACAGCGGGGGAGTATAAGCCCCAGCCACAGCCTACGGCAACGCCTACTTTCCTGACAACTGCTCCCGGTGCAGGTGCTACCTATTTGCAAACGGATGCGAGTGGAAATTTAGTGCTTACTACCACACCCAGCAACTCCGGATTGCAAATGCTGACGGCGCAATCGCTACAAGCGCAACCTCAAGTGATAGGAACGCTTATCCAGCCCCAAACCATTCAGTTGGGAGGAGGAGCCGATGGCAACCAGCCGGGCAGTAATCAGCAACCCCTAATATTAGGTGGTACAGGTGGAGGATCCAGTGGTCTGGAATTTGCCACCACCTCTCCCCAGGTGATTCTCGCCACCCAACCGATGTACTATGGACTGGAGACGATTGTCCAGAATACAGTCATGTCGTCACAGCAGTTCGTTTCCACAGCAATGCCAGGAATGCTTAGCCAGAATGCCAGCTTCTCAGCAACCACTACACAGGTATTCCAGGCTAGTAAAATCGAACCGATCGTTGATCTGCCCGCTGGCTATGTGGTGCTCAATAACACAGGAGATGCATCCAGTGCGGGCACATTCCTAAACGCAGCCAGTGTACTGCAACAGCAAACGCAGGACGACACAACAACGCAGATACTGCAGAACGCTAACTTCCAGTTCCAGTCGGTGCCCACATCTTCAGGAGCCTCCACATCAATGGATTACACCTCTCCCGTAATGGTCACAGCGAAGATCCCGCCAGTAACTCAGATAAAGAGAACGAATGCTCAAGCCAAGGCAGCGGGAATTTCGGGAGTAGGCAAAGTGCCACCGCAACCACAGGTGGTCAACAAGGTGCTGCCCACCAGTATAGTCACCCAGCAGTCTCAAGTACAGGTGAAAAACTCCAATCTCAAACAATCTCAGGTTAAGGGAAAAGCCGCTTCCGGTACGGGAACAACTTGTGGAGCACCACCCAGTATTGCATCGAAGCCTCTTCAGAAGAAAACCAACATGATACGACCAATTCACAAGCTGGAAGTGAAACCCAAAGTGATGAAGCCTACGCCGAAGgtgcaaaatcaaaatcactccttgttgcagcaacagcaacagcagcagccacagttgcagcagcagattCCAGCCGTGGTGGTCAATCAGGTGCCGAAGGTTACGATCTCACAGCAGCGAATCCCCGCGcaaacgcagcagcaacagctgcagcaggcGCAGATGATCCATATtccccagcagcaacaacctctgcagcaacaacaggtgCAGGTACAGCCGTCAATGCCCATTATAACACTTGCTGAGGCACCAGTAGTGCAATCGCAATTTGTGATGGAACCTCAAGCTttggagcagcaggagctggcTAACCGCGTGCAGCATTTCTccacaagcagcagcagtagcagtagcaACTGCTCACTGCCCACCAATGTGGTTAATCCTATGCAACAACAAGCACCATCAACCACCAGCAGCTCCACAACCAGGCCTACAAATCGGGTGCTACCGATGCAGCAGCGCCAGGAACCTGCTCCGTTGTCCAACGAGTGTCCCGTAGTTTCGTCACCCACTCCTCCGAAACCTGTTGAACAGCCTATAATCCATCAAATGACTAGCGCCAGTGTGTCCAAGTGCTATGCCCAAAAGTCAACACTACCATCACCAGTTTACGAGGCGGAACTCAAAGTTAGTTCAGTTTTGGAGAGCATTGTGCCAGATGTCACAATGGATGCAATCTTGGAGGAACAGCCGGTAACGGAATCAATCTATACGGAGGGACTCTACGAGAAGAATTCGCCGGGGGAGTCGAAGACTGAACAGCTACTTctccaacaacagcagcgagAGCAACTTAATCAACAATTGGTCAACAACGGGTATCTGCTCGATAAGCACACCTTTCAAGTGGAGCCAATGGATACGGATGTCTACAGGGAGGAAGACCTcgaagaggaggaggacgaggatgatGATTTCAGCTTGAAAATGGCCACATCGGCGTGCAACGATCACGAGATGTCCGACAGTGAAGAACCGGCGGTCAAGGATAAGATCAGTAAGATTCTGGACAACCTAACCAACGATGACTGTGCAGACTCAATAGCCACGGCGACGACGATGGAAGTGGATGCCAGCGCTGGTTACCAGCAAATGGTGGAGGATGTCCTAGCCACCACTGCAGCACAATCTGCTCCCACCGAAGAGTTCGAAGGCGCTCTAGAAACTGCAGCTGTGGAAGCCGCTGCCACCTATATCAACGAGATGGCCGATGCTCATGTACTGGACCTTAAGCAGCTGCAAAATGGAGTGGAACTAGAGCTCAGGAGGAGAAAAGAAGAGCAACGAACGGTCTCGCAAGAACAGGAGCAATCAAAGGCCGCCATCGTGCCTACAGCAGCTGCTCCCGAACCACCGCAACCCATTCAAGAGCCCAAAAAAATGACTGGTCCACATCTGCTTTATGAAATACAAAGCGAAGATGGCTTTACGTACAAATCGAGTTCCATAACTGAGATTTGGGAGAAGGTCTTTGAGGCAGTACAGGTGGCCAGGCGGGCACATGGACTTACTCCGCTGCCAGAGGGTCCTCTAGCCGATATGGGTGGCATCCAGATGATAGGTCTTAAAAcgaatgcccttaagtacctAATTGAACAGTTGCCAGGCGTGGAAAAGTGCTCAAAATATACTCCCAAGTATCACAAGCGCAATGGTAACGTGTCCACAGCGGCAAATGGAGCACATGGAGGCAACTTAGGCGGAAGCAGTGCATCCGCTGCCCTCTCAGTGTCTGGTGGAGATTCACATGGTCTGCTCGACTATGGATCGGATCAGGATGAATTGGAGGAAAATGCTTACGATTGCGCCCGATGTGAGCCTTATTCCAACCGCAGCGAGTATGATATGTTTAGTTGGTTGGCCTCCAGACATCGCAAGCAGCCCATCCAGGTGTTCGTCCAGCCGTCCGACAATGAACTGGTACCCAG gaGGGGAACTGGTAGCAATCTACCCATGGCCATGAAGTATCGGACTCTTAAGGAAACTTACAAGGATTATGTTGGAGTCTTCAGATCCCATATCCATGGACGAGGCCTCTACTGCACTAAGGACATTGAAGCGG GTGAAATGGTTATCGAATATGCCGGTGAGTTGATTCGCTCTACACTGACGGACAAAAGGGAACGCTACTACGACAGCCGCGGCATTGGGTGCTATATGTTCAAAATTGACGATAACCTTGTAGTTGATGCCACGATGCGCGGCAATGCGGCGCGTTTCATTAATCACTGCTGTGAG CCGAATTGCTATTCGAAAGTGGTGGACATCTTAGGGCACAAGCACATCATCATCTTTGCGCTGCGCCGAATCGTGCAGGGCGAGGAGCTTACCTACGACTACAAATTCCCATTCGAGGATGAGAAGATACCTTGCTCATGCGGTTCGAAAAGGTGTCGGAAGTacttaaattaa